TCCTCACCTCCCCTCACTAACCACACCATGCATCAGAATCGGCGGCTCCCTCTACCCCCACCTCgacgcctcctccttcatcctctcccaaaTCCCCGACAACCCCGACACCACCGGAACCATCACTCCGTCGTCACTCTCTCTCGCCTACCAACTTTCCAACATCTACTTCCTGCTGGCGCTGCTCGGCGTCGCCCTGATCCACAGCACCTCGGAGCCCAAAGTCCTGAGAAACTACCTGGTGTGTTTGGCGGTGGCGGATCTCACGCATATTCTGGCGGCGGGGTGGTCCATGGGGTGGGAGCGGTTCGTGGATGTGGCGGAGTGGAATGCGTTGACGTGGGGGAATGTGGGTGTTACGGCGGCACTCTTTGGGTCTAggatggtggtgctggggggtgggtttgggggtgtgggtggtggtgagaaggtgaagaggaagggacaGTGAATTGGGTTCTATTGATGTACATACAGTGTAGGTAatatgggatggatggatggatggatggatggatatcgGGGACCCGGGGATTATCAATCGCCGTTGTAAGTAGTCAGTCACACTAGTCAGTAGACAACTAAACAGGACatagagatgatgatatgacaTTGAGATCGACATTTACCCTTTCTCGCAGTAAAGGGAAGTA
The window above is part of the Aspergillus luchuensis IFO 4308 DNA, chromosome 8, nearly complete sequence genome. Proteins encoded here:
- a CDS encoding uncharacterized protein (COG:S;~EggNog:ENOG410PPPJ;~TransMembrane:3 (o58-77i89-109o129-149i)); amino-acid sequence: MPTSILPPIPYLIYGIFEPISLIGGSLYPHLDASSFILSQIPDNPDTTGTITPSSLSLAYQLSNIYFLLALLGVALIHSTSEPKVLRNYLVCLAVADLTHILAAGWSMGWERFVDVAEWNALTWGNVGVTAALFGSRMVVLGGGFGGVGGGEKVKRKGQ